A window of Auraticoccus monumenti contains these coding sequences:
- a CDS encoding prolyl oligopeptidase family serine peptidase, with amino-acid sequence MTAPMTPDVPAVPETRRDETADLLHGRLVPDPYRWLEDPDSAETREWVRRQNEATAAALGRLPHRDWFAATMSTLMSRPTQGTPRRSHGLYLVNRNDGTQAQDVWYAADSLEELARGGHVLVDPNTLGDGQTAAVGSLSVSPDGSLVAWTVSFGGSDWQEVRVSTRDGEPLDEPPVSSKFSRPVWLPDGRSYLYVAYPQAGRAESAGTETSDVGRAHLMRHRLGTDPSTDELVHTDPGEERQQVAVEVSDDDRWLVMSLYRGTENVNRVWLWPIEAAEDGSVLGEPVTVLDDADAEYLPVAVVADRLLLQTDLDAPRGRVVALDLAAVRAGTDVRLEPVLAEDGATLEAVVVVGERLLTSRLVDASPVLELFDLDGTPRGRLDVQGGAVLALDGDPSSPEGFVGLSTVTEPVRSWRVDSGDGTVRALPGPPEGDGPALPVLDVVTSRERAVSADGTEVPYFLVRRRGDDGPRPTLLWGYGGFKIPVHADYRPGWSAWLAAGGAVAIANLRGGGEFGTEWYEQGRLGAKQNVFDDFVAVGEHLLASGATGPGQLVIHGRSNGGLLVGAVMTQRPDLAAVALPSVGVLDMFRFHLFTIGGAWRSDYGDPGDRDDFEVLRRYSPLHNVRPGTRYPATLVTTGDHDDRVVPLHSHKFVAALQEAQAGGAPVLTRVDTDAGHGAGRPRAKVAAEWADQLAFAAAHTGLVPPSPGETLS; translated from the coding sequence GTGACCGCCCCGATGACCCCCGACGTCCCCGCCGTCCCCGAGACCCGTCGCGACGAGACCGCCGACCTGCTGCACGGCCGGCTGGTCCCGGACCCGTACCGCTGGCTGGAGGACCCCGACTCCGCGGAGACGCGGGAGTGGGTGCGCCGGCAGAACGAGGCGACGGCGGCGGCCCTGGGCCGGCTCCCGCACCGGGACTGGTTCGCCGCGACGATGAGCACGCTGATGTCCCGCCCGACCCAGGGGACGCCCCGGCGCAGCCACGGCCTCTACCTGGTCAACCGCAACGACGGGACCCAGGCCCAGGACGTCTGGTACGCCGCGGACTCCCTGGAGGAGCTGGCACGCGGCGGTCACGTGCTGGTCGACCCGAACACGCTGGGCGACGGCCAGACCGCCGCCGTCGGGTCCCTCTCGGTCAGCCCGGACGGCTCGCTGGTCGCCTGGACCGTGAGCTTCGGCGGCTCGGACTGGCAGGAGGTCCGGGTCAGCACCCGCGACGGCGAGCCCCTGGACGAGCCGCCGGTCAGCTCCAAGTTCTCCCGACCCGTCTGGCTGCCCGACGGCCGCTCCTACCTCTACGTGGCCTACCCGCAGGCCGGGCGGGCCGAGTCCGCCGGGACCGAGACCTCCGACGTGGGCCGCGCGCACCTGATGCGGCACCGGCTCGGCACCGACCCGTCCACCGACGAGCTGGTGCACACCGACCCCGGCGAGGAGCGCCAGCAGGTGGCGGTGGAGGTCAGCGACGACGACCGCTGGCTGGTGATGTCGCTGTACCGGGGGACCGAGAACGTGAACCGGGTCTGGCTGTGGCCGATCGAGGCCGCGGAGGACGGGTCGGTCCTCGGTGAGCCGGTCACGGTGCTCGACGACGCCGACGCCGAGTACCTGCCGGTGGCGGTGGTGGCCGACCGGCTGCTGCTGCAGACCGACCTCGACGCCCCCCGCGGACGCGTCGTGGCCCTCGACCTGGCGGCCGTCCGTGCGGGGACGGACGTCCGGCTGGAGCCGGTGCTGGCCGAGGACGGGGCGACCCTGGAGGCGGTGGTCGTGGTGGGGGAGCGGCTGCTCACCAGCCGGCTGGTCGACGCCTCCCCGGTGCTGGAGCTGTTCGACCTCGACGGCACCCCGCGCGGGCGGCTGGACGTGCAGGGCGGGGCCGTGCTGGCGCTGGACGGCGACCCCTCCTCACCGGAGGGCTTCGTCGGCCTCTCCACGGTGACCGAGCCGGTGCGGAGCTGGCGGGTGGACAGCGGGGACGGCACGGTCCGGGCGCTGCCGGGCCCGCCGGAGGGCGACGGCCCGGCGCTGCCCGTGCTGGACGTGGTCACCAGCCGCGAGCGGGCGGTCAGCGCCGACGGCACGGAGGTGCCCTACTTCCTGGTGCGCCGCCGTGGCGACGACGGTCCGCGTCCGACCCTGCTGTGGGGCTACGGCGGCTTCAAGATCCCGGTCCACGCCGACTACCGGCCGGGCTGGTCGGCCTGGTTGGCCGCCGGCGGCGCGGTGGCCATCGCGAACCTGCGCGGGGGCGGTGAGTTCGGGACGGAGTGGTACGAGCAGGGCCGGCTGGGCGCCAAGCAGAACGTCTTCGACGACTTCGTGGCCGTGGGCGAGCACCTGCTGGCCTCCGGCGCCACCGGCCCCGGTCAGCTGGTCATCCACGGCCGCAGCAACGGCGGTCTGCTGGTCGGCGCGGTGATGACCCAGCGGCCCGACCTGGCCGCGGTCGCCCTGCCCTCGGTGGGGGTGCTGGACATGTTCCGCTTCCATCTCTTCACCATCGGAGGCGCCTGGCGCTCCGACTACGGCGACCCCGGCGACCGCGACGACTTCGAGGTGCTCCGCCGCTACTCCCCGCTGCACAACGTGCGGCCGGGGACGCGCTACCCGGCGACCCTGGTCACCACCGGCGACCACGACGACCGCGTGGTGCCGCTGCACTCGCACAAGTTCGTGGCCGCTCTGCAGGAGGCCCAGGCGGGCGGGGCCCCGGTGCTGACGCGGGTGGACACCGACGCCGGCCACGGCGCCGGGCGCCCGCGGGCCAAGGTGGCCGCCGAGTGGGCCGACCAGCTGGCCTTCGCCGCAGCCCACACCGGGCTGGTGCCGCCGAGCCCGGGGGAGACCCTCAGCTGA